CCCCCAACAGTACCTGCAGGTCTTCCTTCAGAACTATTACTTAGAAGGCCAGATATCATACAAGCAGAGCAGCAGCTTATTGCAGCCAATGCTTTTATAGGAGTGGCAAAGGGTAATTTTTATCCTTCATTGACACTGACAGCAGAAAATGGTTTCGAGAGTCTTTCTTTACGAGATTTTAATCTTATTCCTTATTGGGATGATATTATAAACCTTGACCTTCCCATTTATACAGGTGGAAGAAACAAAGGACAATTAGCTGCGGCAAAGGCACGGTATGAGCAGAGTCTGAATTTCTATCAACAGACAATTTTGATTTCCTTTCAAGAAGTGAGTAATGCACTAACTGATTACCACAAATCGAAAGAAAATAAAAACCTTCAAGTCAGATTTGCAGCTACTTCTGAGCAATACCTTCGTTTGGCAACCTTACAATATATGAATGGGCTCAAAAGTTATATTGATGTACTTGATGCCCAACGTCGTTTGTTTGAAGCCGAGTTGGCAGTCAGTGAAGCTATCCGAAGCGAGTTACTATCTGTTGTAGACCTGTACAAATCTTTAGGTGGAGGTTGGCAGACATTACCGAAAGAGGAAGAAACAACTTCGGAGAACTGATAAATTTGAATGAAAGAAACTTTTAACTACTTAAAAATAAATAACATGTAAACATTTTTATTTATTTTAAGTTTTAAGAGAGACTATGACCAAAAACGCTATTGTACATGATCCGTTCAAGTATTTTTTTAGGTATAATATCTATCCTTATATCTTCATGCATTGGAGATGATATCAAATTTGATACAGTAGAGCAAAGTGTAAGTATTTCAAATCCTATTGACTCCCTTAAAGTTGGAGCTAGTTATCAGTTTGAGGCTATTTATCTGAATAATGTTGGGCAAGAAGAAGCTCAAGATATTATGTGGGAAAGCTCAAATGAAGAAGTTGTAAGTATTACCAGTGGTGGCCTTGTAGAAGGTTTGACCGAAGGTATGACAACTATTTTCGCTTCTGTTCAGATGCCTGGAGATAGTTTTGTCGATTCGATAAAACTAGCCGTTGATGAAGATTTGGAGCAAGAGGTTATAGGTGGTGCTAAAGGTGGGACAATCCAATCAACAAGCTCTTATTTATTGGAAGGAGACTTTACCGTATCATCTATTAACGGAGGAGGTATCCAAATTGATATAGCTGACAATTACAGAGCATCAACAGCTCTTCCCGACTTGGTACTTTACCTCACAAATAACCCATCAACAAATGCCGGAGCTTTAGAGATAGGTTCAGTACAAGTTTTTGAAGGGGCACATTCATACATTATTCCTAATGTAGATATAGGTACCTACGAATATTTGCTTTACTACTGCAAACCATTTAGAGTTAAAGTTGGTGACGGAAAAATTGAATAAAACCATAGCTAAAAATATACGAACATGAGATTCTTTCTAATACTATCTTTTTTGCTCTCGCTATCTTTTTCAGCTATGGCGGGAGGACCTTGGCCACAGAAAAAAGGAGAAGGCTTTTATAAGTTATTCCAATATTGGGTTATAGCAGATCAACATTATACGGATACAGGTGAAATTGATCCGAATGTAACAACAGGGTTTTTCAGTACAAACCTATATGCCGAATACGGAATTACAGATCGTCTTACTGCGGTAGCTTATCTCCCTCTTTTTGTTCGAACCTATTATAATAATGAGGTTTCTGCTACAACTGGAGAAACTTTAGAGCCTGGAGATGATTTTAATAGTATCGGGGACATTGATCTGAGTTTTACGTATGGAATAATTAGAGATAGAAGAGTAGTGATGAGTGCATCGGTACTATTGGGAATTCCATCGGGGCAGACAGGAAAAGGTGGGTTAGGTATACTACAAACAGGAGATGGAGAGTTTAACCAAATGTTGAAAGTTGATGTAGGTACAGGATTTAAATTAGGAAGTCTGAATATGTACTCTTCGGCTTATGCTGGTTATAACAATCGTACGAATGATTTTTCGGATGAATTTCGTTATGGTTTCGAAGCTGGAGCGACATTCTGGAATGATAAGATTACAGCTATTGCACGTTTTACAGGTATTGAGTCGATGCAAAATGGATCAGCTCCATCTTTATCAGAGGTTTCAAGTCTATTCTCAAATAATCAAGAGTATTTGGCATTCTCTCCTGAAGTAGCTTATAATTTCAGCGAAAAGTGGGGTGTTTCAGCCACTTACAATACAGTATTCTTCGGAAAACTTATCATGGCAAATCCTGCATATTCTGTGGGTGTTTTCCTTAAAATGTAATTAACCAATTCAACTATACATTAAAGAGAGGTAATAAAGGTCGCTGATCATCTGAGGATGATAGCGACCTTATTCGTTTTAAACTTTTACTTCATGATTGATTTCCGAATCATATCAATCGGAATGATTGAGAATGCAAAACCAAAAACAAGTCCCCATTCTTTTAGATTCAATGGAACAGTACGCAGAATGCTTCCGCCAATGTAGGTAAATACAATTTGCAGTACTGCAATTCCTAGCATCACTTGGAAGAACATCAAGTTCTCTTTTAGGTGTTCAAACAAGTTCCTCCTTTCAGTACGCACATTGAAGGCATTGAATAGGATAAGGAAAATGAAGATATTGAAAAAGGCGGTAAGGAATACTTTTTCATTGAATACACCGTCTCGAAGGAATAATTCTTTGAAGAATGGAACGGTCAAGAATAGGATTGAGAATAGCGTGATATAAATTCCGCTAGAGAGAATGGAAGTTCGCATATTTTTGGTGAGAATATGTTCTTCACGATCAATCGGAGGTTCATTCATATAACGATGTAAAGCAGGTTCACCACCAAAGGCAATAGCAGCCAAAGTATCCATGATCATATTGATCCAAAGTAATTGGATAATGGTCAATGGAAAATCGACACCAATCAGAGGGCCTAGAAAGGCGGTACTCACTGCAGCCACGTTTACGGTAAGTTGGAAGGTTACAAACTTTCTGATTGAACGGAAAATAGTTCTTCCGTAACGAATAGCATTTCCGATAGACAAGAAGTTGTCATCAAGAATGACGATACCACCAGCTTCTTTAGCAACTTCTGAACCACTACCCATAGCAAAGCCTACATCCGATTTTTTCAAGGCAGCAGAGTCATTTACGCCATCACCTGTCATACCGATTACTTTACCGATACTTTT
The sequence above is drawn from the Sediminitomix flava genome and encodes:
- a CDS encoding Ig-like domain-containing protein, which encodes MIRSSIFLGIISILISSCIGDDIKFDTVEQSVSISNPIDSLKVGASYQFEAIYLNNVGQEEAQDIMWESSNEEVVSITSGGLVEGLTEGMTTIFASVQMPGDSFVDSIKLAVDEDLEQEVIGGAKGGTIQSTSSYLLEGDFTVSSINGGGIQIDIADNYRASTALPDLVLYLTNNPSTNAGALEIGSVQVFEGAHSYIIPNVDIGTYEYLLYYCKPFRVKVGDGKIE